The genomic stretch CTTTACCTACATCCATCTCTTCAATGGAGTGCATCTCGTGCGGGTTTTCATAACTGGGAACAAATTTATCGATGATCGCAATAAGCGCCATGCCGCCAAAAAATGACAGGACCGTAACCCATTGCGCCGTGACATCGCCGAGTTCCAGAGTGAGTGCGTCGTTGGCTTTGCGCACGATCTCCCAAAAGGAGACATAGACCATGACGCCAGCGGAAAACCCCAGAGCCAGCGACAGGAATTTGGTATTGGTTCGCTGAGCGAAAAAGGCGATGGCAGAGCCAATACCGGTGCAGAGTCCGGCAAACAACGTCAGTCCGAAGGCGAAAAGTACAGCTTGGTTATCCATCATTCGACTTATACACGGTAAAGGAAGTGATGACCAGTTCTTGCTGGGATGGATAGAAGCTTGTTGTAGTCGGCCAGGCACCCTTGTGATAGGAGTTGTTCGTATGAAGGCGGTACAACAAATATGGGGAATGGTATGGGTGACAGTGCTATGCCTGTTGTTCCCCACGCAATCCATTGGTGCAGAACGCACTAGGGTGGCGTTCCTCAACCCGGGTGGCCCGGGTGATGCGTTTTTCCAACCCATGACCGATTTCATGCAGGCGGCAGCCGATGATCTCGGGTTCGAGCTGACAGTCTATTACGCCAATCGGAATCATGTCCTGTACGACGAGAACATCCACCGGCTGTTCAGCACACAGCCTCTCCCCGAATACATAATCGGCACGAATGCGCGTGGTTCCGGCAAGGAACTCCTCAAGGTCGCCGAAGCTGCCGGAGTAAAAACGCTTTTTGTCAATCAGGGATTCATCGATGTGGAACAGATAGTCGTCGGCACCCCGGGTGAACGCTATAAGCAGTGGCTTTTCGAGTACATTCCGGATGATATCAACGCTGGCTATCTGTTGGCAAAGACACTGCTTGATGAGGCGGTTGAGCACAGCAGCGATGGAACTGTCGAGGTTCTCGCCATTACCGGACATGAAGAATCCGCGGCCTCAGTCCTCAGGTTGCGTGGATTGAAGGAAGCGTTGGTCGAATACCCGGGCGTACGTCTGAATCAGGCCGTGCATGCTGATTGGAAACGAGACAAGGCCAAAAAACTCACACGTCGGCTGTTGGAGCGGTACCCGTCCACCAGCGTTGTCTGGAGTGCCAGTGACGTGATGGCGCATGGTGTCTGCGAAGCGCTTCGCGAGACTGGACGGAATCCCGGGAGTGATGTCCTTGTCGGTGGCGTGGACTGGGCTGATTCAGCTCTCGACAGTCTCCGAAAAAAGGAATTCACCGCATCGGTCGGCGGCCACTTCATGGATGGCGGTTGGGCGCTGGTCATGTTGTATGACATGATGCACGGCATTAAGCCGGACAAGATGGGGCGCTCATCCTTTTCTGTTTTGACTGTCGATAATGTTGATATCTACGCAAAATTGCGGGAACAAAGTTGGGCAGCCATCGACTTTCGAGCCTTTTCCAAACACCAGAATCCCGAACTTACGCAATACAACTTCGGCCTTGAAGCGGTCCTCAAGCAGTTGCAGTAAGCGCTACTGAACGTCTTCAGCTTTCAATTGACCGCAGGCTGCCTTGATATCCGATCCCATGGAGCGGCGGATGAACGCTGTAAGACCATGATCCCATAACCGTTTTTCAAAGGCTTCGACCTTGTCTCGATCCGGCGCACCGTAGGGCATGCCTTCGATGGGATTGTAGGCGATCAGGTTGATCTTTCCTTTTTTGCGGTCAATGAGGCGGGCCAACTGGTCAGCGTGTTCCAGCGAGTCGTTGACATCCTTGAGCAGCAGGTACTCGAAGGTTATCCGTTCTCGTGGGCGCATGGGATAGGCCTTGAGTGCGGCCATGAGGTCGTTCAGGTGGACCTTGGCCGCCTTAGGCATGATCTTGGCGCGGAGTTCCTGCGTGGGCGCATGAAGCGAGATGGCTGGCAGTGCCACTTCCCGTTCACCCAGAATGCGGAGTTTGTCGGGAAAGCCGACAGTGGAAACCATGGACCGACGCCAGGAAAGAGACAACCCCCGTTCACATGGCAGGTCGTCGAGGACCCGAAGAAGCGTGTCGAGGTTGAGCAGTGGTTCGCCCATGCCCATGAATACGAGATTCTTCAGGGGATTCATTCCCTGATCTTCCAGATACTGGCGTCCTACCAGAATCTGTCCCATGATCTCGCCGTAGGTCAGGTTGCGCTCGAAACCGAGCAGTCCCGTGTTGCAGAAAGTGCAGCCCATGGCGCATCCGACCTGAGTGGACAGACATTGCGAGTAGCGATCCTGCATGGGGATGAGGACTGTTTCCACCAGCTTGCCGTCAGCCAGTCGGAGAAGAAATTTGATGGTGCCGTCTTTGGATTGCTGAACTTTGGCTATTTCAGGCCAGACGATTTCAGCCATGCCCTTGAGCTGTTCGCGCAGCGGCTTGGAGAGATTGGTCATGTCGTCAATGGTTCTGACGCGTTTTTGCCACAGCCACTGCCAGAGCTGCTCCGACCGGAATCGGGGCAACTTGAGATCTTCCACCACAAAGGCTTCGAGATCGTTTTTATTTAGCTCAATAAGG from Pseudodesulfovibrio profundus encodes the following:
- a CDS encoding ABC transporter substrate-binding protein — its product is MKAVQQIWGMVWVTVLCLLFPTQSIGAERTRVAFLNPGGPGDAFFQPMTDFMQAAADDLGFELTVYYANRNHVLYDENIHRLFSTQPLPEYIIGTNARGSGKELLKVAEAAGVKTLFVNQGFIDVEQIVVGTPGERYKQWLFEYIPDDINAGYLLAKTLLDEAVEHSSDGTVEVLAITGHEESAASVLRLRGLKEALVEYPGVRLNQAVHADWKRDKAKKLTRRLLERYPSTSVVWSASDVMAHGVCEALRETGRNPGSDVLVGGVDWADSALDSLRKKEFTASVGGHFMDGGWALVMLYDMMHGIKPDKMGRSSFSVLTVDNVDIYAKLREQSWAAIDFRAFSKHQNPELTQYNFGLEAVLKQLQ
- the rlmN gene encoding 23S rRNA (adenine(2503)-C(2))-methyltransferase RlmN; translation: MQNLIELNKNDLEAFVVEDLKLPRFRSEQLWQWLWQKRVRTIDDMTNLSKPLREQLKGMAEIVWPEIAKVQQSKDGTIKFLLRLADGKLVETVLIPMQDRYSQCLSTQVGCAMGCTFCNTGLLGFERNLTYGEIMGQILVGRQYLEDQGMNPLKNLVFMGMGEPLLNLDTLLRVLDDLPCERGLSLSWRRSMVSTVGFPDKLRILGEREVALPAISLHAPTQELRAKIMPKAAKVHLNDLMAALKAYPMRPRERITFEYLLLKDVNDSLEHADQLARLIDRKKGKINLIAYNPIEGMPYGAPDRDKVEAFEKRLWDHGLTAFIRRSMGSDIKAACGQLKAEDVQ